A genomic window from Longimicrobium sp. includes:
- a CDS encoding Imm49 family immunity protein, which yields MEKGPNEELLRGNLAAARERLDSLTGGSLPGKAGSLSPGLAYAAFDDALRAAGLARGLGEAEEALRPLLATAARAAVPVVRDNAGSAAEGEGEGEEAELVDRSAANPWTLVRGLYAAAVSGERDAARALAAVPVADLRSGQVEASPALEAYAAALQRASAGDSPRGADAELDALLGASGGSRGAGDRFWTRQAEALARVRAGDADGFRAALDRVREALAAEYADAGPNDAERLLELPLLGLEALARRAFGS from the coding sequence ATGGAGAAAGGGCCGAACGAGGAGCTGCTGCGCGGCAACCTGGCCGCGGCGCGCGAGCGGCTGGACTCCCTCACGGGCGGGTCGCTCCCGGGAAAGGCCGGCTCGCTCTCGCCCGGCCTGGCCTACGCCGCGTTCGACGACGCGCTGCGGGCGGCCGGCCTGGCGCGGGGGCTGGGGGAGGCGGAGGAGGCGCTCCGCCCCCTGCTGGCCACCGCCGCCCGAGCGGCCGTCCCCGTGGTGCGGGACAACGCGGGCTCGGCGGCGGAGGGGGAGGGGGAGGGGGAGGAGGCGGAGCTCGTCGACCGCTCGGCCGCGAACCCGTGGACGCTGGTGCGCGGCCTCTACGCGGCGGCCGTCTCGGGAGAGCGGGACGCCGCGCGCGCGCTGGCGGCGGTGCCGGTCGCGGACCTCCGCTCCGGCCAGGTGGAGGCCTCGCCGGCGCTGGAGGCGTACGCCGCCGCCCTGCAGCGCGCGTCCGCCGGCGACTCGCCCCGCGGCGCCGACGCGGAGCTGGACGCGCTCCTCGGCGCGTCCGGGGGGAGCCGCGGTGCGGGCGACCGCTTCTGGACGCGGCAGGCGGAGGCGCTGGCCCGCGTCCGCGCCGGCGACGCGGACGGCTTCCGGGCCGCGCTGGACCGGGTGCGCGAGGCGCTCGCCGCCGAGTACGCGGACGCCGGTCCGAACGATGCCGAGCGGCTGCTCGAGCTCCCCCTCCTCGGCCTCGAGGCCCTCGCCCGGCGCGCGTTCGGGAGCTGA
- a CDS encoding DUF4157 domain-containing protein, translating to MQQALEPVRGRPAVAKAPDRTGRAPSAPPRPGVALARALGNRDYGRLVQPKLVVGPVDDPLEREADRVADAVLSARSLAGGAGDAAPPPPPIQRRAAPGAGGSARAPFPVPAGFESRLAGLGGGEPLPPGVRSFFEPRLGAELGGVRVHSGPAASAAARSIRARAFTVGSDVVFGAGEYAPGTRAGTRLLAHELAHVAQQQLLPAYAGPGAARLAGAPPVVRPMPYGPAVVRRQGEAGAAEEEGMSLSDFGEWILGAIAGEFNPEQSVGQIALDTGLGLIPVVDQAFDIRDILAHLYFMIFEEEYDRPGRWLGVAITLVGLIPEAGTAIRGVVKSLLRGGADALRRVGDLLTLARRLLPDGGDLARLRTFVARHWDEWVAYGVGQWNRAVARMDEVLRAVPDFISGGYRALLARIQALAPRALTDAFARLRAQVTGALDDLVARLRPATPGVPGGGATGRATREAEESAAAEAEQAAARAADDALRLETRGALADAVEGRLGRRAGREIGELMRELIEAIREWARTVFAGFGFRRYEVALEGDDLALYGRRSRILLARIEVGSVQDWVITTTRAIREARHARITQLGRAAASASDALVRLLRGNAVRLSEELGELAAMAVIRARFPSARLLHRGSGSGTLDLIYEAGGNLIVVEAKGGAGRLGTREIRAGLHAQQGTVTYLRDVIASMLNRPGEAAVANRLLAQLNAGRIRYFLTETPVPRGTAPLVTTISEFIVRVT from the coding sequence GTGCAGCAGGCACTCGAGCCCGTCCGCGGCCGGCCGGCCGTCGCGAAGGCCCCCGACCGCACCGGGCGCGCGCCCTCCGCCCCGCCGCGGCCGGGCGTGGCGCTGGCGCGCGCCCTGGGCAACCGCGACTACGGGCGCCTGGTCCAGCCGAAGCTCGTCGTCGGCCCCGTGGACGACCCCCTGGAGCGCGAGGCGGACCGCGTGGCCGACGCCGTCCTGAGCGCGCGCTCCCTCGCCGGCGGGGCGGGGGACGCCGCGCCCCCGCCGCCGCCGATCCAGCGCCGCGCCGCGCCCGGCGCCGGGGGGAGCGCACGCGCGCCCTTCCCCGTTCCCGCCGGGTTCGAGTCGCGGCTGGCGGGCCTGGGCGGGGGCGAGCCGCTGCCGCCGGGGGTGCGCTCGTTCTTCGAGCCGCGGCTGGGGGCGGAGCTGGGGGGCGTGCGCGTCCACTCCGGGCCGGCGGCGTCGGCGGCGGCCCGTTCCATCCGCGCCCGCGCCTTCACGGTGGGGAGCGACGTGGTGTTCGGGGCCGGCGAGTACGCGCCGGGCACCCGCGCGGGGACGCGGCTGCTGGCGCACGAGCTGGCCCACGTGGCGCAGCAGCAGCTCCTGCCGGCGTACGCGGGGCCCGGCGCGGCGCGGCTCGCCGGCGCGCCGCCGGTGGTGCGGCCGATGCCGTACGGGCCGGCCGTCGTCCGGCGCCAGGGCGAGGCCGGCGCCGCGGAAGAGGAGGGGATGAGCCTCTCCGACTTCGGCGAGTGGATCCTGGGCGCCATCGCGGGGGAGTTCAACCCCGAGCAGTCGGTGGGGCAGATCGCGCTGGACACGGGGCTGGGGCTCATCCCCGTGGTCGACCAGGCGTTCGACATCCGCGACATCCTGGCCCACCTCTACTTCATGATCTTCGAGGAGGAGTACGACCGGCCGGGGCGGTGGCTGGGCGTGGCCATCACCCTGGTGGGGCTCATCCCCGAGGCGGGCACGGCCATCCGCGGCGTGGTCAAGAGCCTGCTGCGCGGCGGCGCCGACGCCCTGCGCCGCGTGGGCGACCTGCTGACGCTGGCCCGCCGCCTCCTCCCCGACGGGGGCGACCTGGCGCGGCTGCGCACCTTCGTCGCCCGCCACTGGGACGAGTGGGTGGCGTACGGCGTCGGGCAGTGGAACCGCGCCGTGGCCCGCATGGACGAGGTGCTGCGGGCGGTCCCCGACTTCATCAGCGGCGGCTACCGCGCCCTGCTGGCCCGCATCCAGGCGCTGGCCCCGCGCGCGCTCACCGACGCGTTCGCGCGGCTCAGGGCGCAGGTCACCGGGGCGCTGGACGACCTGGTGGCCCGCCTGCGCCCCGCCACGCCCGGCGTGCCGGGCGGCGGCGCCACCGGCCGCGCCACGCGCGAGGCGGAGGAGTCGGCGGCCGCCGAGGCCGAGCAGGCCGCCGCCCGCGCGGCCGACGACGCCCTGCGGCTGGAGACGCGCGGCGCCCTGGCCGACGCCGTGGAGGGGCGCCTGGGCCGCCGCGCGGGGCGCGAGATCGGCGAGCTGATGCGCGAGCTGATCGAGGCGATCCGGGAGTGGGCGCGCACCGTCTTCGCGGGGTTCGGCTTCCGGCGCTACGAGGTGGCGCTGGAGGGGGACGACCTCGCCCTCTACGGCCGGCGCTCCCGCATCCTCCTGGCGCGGATCGAGGTGGGCTCGGTGCAGGACTGGGTGATCACCACCACGCGCGCCATCCGCGAGGCGCGGCACGCCCGCATCACGCAGCTGGGGCGCGCGGCCGCCAGCGCGTCCGACGCGCTGGTGCGCCTGCTGCGGGGCAACGCCGTGCGGCTGTCGGAGGAGCTGGGCGAGCTGGCGGCCATGGCCGTCATCCGGGCGCGCTTTCCCAGCGCGCGCCTGCTGCACCGCGGCTCCGGCTCCGGCACGCTGGACCTGATCTACGAGGCCGGCGGCAACCTCATCGTGGTCGAGGCCAAGGGCGGCGCCGGGCGCCTGGGGACCCGGGAGATCCGGGCCGGTCTCCACGCCCAGCAGGGGACGGTGACGTACCTGCGCGACGTCATCGCCTCCATGCTCAACCGGCCCGGCGAGGCGGCCGTGGCCAACCGGCTGCTGGCCCAGCTGAACGCGGGGCGGATCCGCTACTTCCTCACGGAGACGCCGGTGCCGCGCGGAACGGCGCCGCTGGTGACCACCATCAGCGAGTTCATCGTGCGCGTCACCTGA
- a CDS encoding DUF4157 domain-containing protein, protein MHRALERARARRGDPRAAERAGRAPSAPPRPGVALARALGNRDYGRLVQPKLAVGPVDDPLEREADRVADAVLGARPGAGTAGDAAAPPIRRRASPDAAASRAPFPVPAGFQSRLAGLGGGEPLSPGVRSFFEPRLGTELGGVRVHAGPAASAAAESIRARAFTLGSDVVFGAGEYAPGTRAGTRLLAHELAHVAQQGRAGGEPVVRRYEGPEHQDLGDRHLNELLAFLETDEGRAWAAGIGEDRDRLVAQIRADPLRGGGTIRLEPFTDRATGETSRAALTPGQVIALMGDFYGSVEELAGADPREIRQLLEVLERERAGTADHVTANAAYERITGGRYLRLAERNAVHFASRNRAQWRRLHAEALDQARAAGPNDALFERALLRDAAAGHFLTDAYASGHLLDYDRVLAAIELHLRAHPIQTANPEMQAYVGVVAISGRLKQLVLKNLHDRLNREGFEVTNARGMRWRTHGDDHLVEATETQRVAALAVFRSRQQLRAARAGEPADPAEVEALMPDDDSVRRATERAIDYIPGAAAEVEPLIYRSRALAPTQFGLIGGSIVQSNLSTIGDPARERRVWEMMEQAEQIGSGPVVAPSFTLGRW, encoded by the coding sequence ATGCATCGGGCACTCGAACGGGCCCGCGCGCGGCGCGGCGACCCGCGGGCGGCGGAGCGCGCCGGGCGCGCGCCCTCGGCCCCGCCGCGGCCGGGCGTGGCGCTGGCGCGCGCCCTGGGCAACCGCGACTACGGGCGCCTGGTCCAGCCGAAGCTGGCCGTGGGCCCCGTGGACGACCCCCTGGAGCGCGAGGCGGACCGCGTGGCCGACGCCGTGCTGGGCGCGCGTCCCGGGGCCGGGACGGCGGGGGACGCGGCGGCCCCGCCGATCCGGCGCCGCGCGTCGCCCGATGCGGCGGCGAGCCGCGCGCCCTTCCCCGTCCCCGCGGGGTTCCAGTCGCGGCTGGCGGGCCTGGGCGGCGGCGAGCCCCTGTCGCCGGGGGTGCGCTCGTTCTTCGAGCCGCGGCTGGGGACGGAGCTGGGGGGCGTGCGCGTCCACGCCGGGCCGGCGGCGTCCGCCGCGGCGGAGTCGATCCGCGCCCGCGCCTTCACGCTCGGCAGCGACGTGGTGTTCGGGGCCGGCGAGTACGCGCCGGGCACCCGCGCGGGGACGCGGCTGCTGGCCCACGAACTGGCCCACGTGGCGCAGCAGGGCCGGGCCGGGGGGGAGCCGGTGGTGCGGCGCTACGAGGGCCCGGAGCACCAGGACCTGGGCGACCGCCACCTGAACGAGCTGCTCGCGTTCCTGGAGACGGACGAGGGGCGGGCGTGGGCGGCCGGCATCGGCGAGGACCGCGACCGGCTGGTGGCGCAGATCCGCGCGGACCCGCTGCGCGGCGGCGGGACGATCCGCCTGGAGCCGTTCACCGACCGGGCGACGGGCGAGACCTCGCGGGCGGCGCTGACGCCGGGGCAGGTCATCGCGCTGATGGGCGACTTCTACGGCAGCGTGGAGGAGCTGGCGGGCGCCGACCCGCGCGAGATCCGGCAGCTCCTGGAGGTGCTGGAGCGCGAGCGCGCCGGCACCGCCGACCACGTGACGGCGAACGCGGCCTACGAGCGGATCACCGGCGGCCGGTACCTGCGCCTGGCCGAGCGCAACGCCGTCCACTTCGCCAGCCGCAACCGGGCGCAGTGGCGACGCCTGCACGCGGAGGCGCTGGACCAGGCGCGCGCCGCCGGGCCGAACGACGCGCTCTTCGAGCGGGCGCTGCTCCGCGACGCCGCGGCGGGGCACTTCCTCACCGACGCGTACGCCTCCGGGCACCTGCTGGACTACGACCGCGTGCTCGCCGCCATCGAGCTGCACCTGCGCGCGCACCCGATCCAGACGGCCAACCCGGAGATGCAGGCGTACGTGGGGGTGGTCGCCATCTCGGGCCGCCTGAAGCAGCTGGTCCTGAAGAACCTGCACGACCGGCTGAACCGCGAGGGCTTCGAGGTCACCAACGCCCGCGGCATGCGCTGGCGCACCCACGGCGACGACCACCTGGTCGAGGCCACCGAGACGCAGCGGGTGGCCGCGCTCGCCGTCTTCCGCTCCCGGCAGCAGCTGCGCGCCGCCCGCGCGGGAGAGCCGGCCGACCCGGCCGAGGTGGAGGCGCTGATGCCGGACGACGACAGCGTCCGCCGCGCGACGGAACGGGCCATCGACTACATCCCCGGCGCGGCGGCGGAGGTGGAGCCGCTCATCTACCGCAGCCGCGCGCTCGCGCCCACGCAGTTCGGGTTGATCGGCGGCAGCATCGTGCAGTCGAACCTGTCCACCATCGGCGATCCCGCCCGCGAGCGGCGGGTCTGGGAGATGATGGAGCAGGCGGAGCAGATCGGGTCGGGGCCGGTGGTCGCGCCCTCCTTCACCCTGGGGCGCTGGTAG
- a CDS encoding DUF4157 domain-containing protein, translated as MRITRQTAEAARAHPGRAAAPRRPSARADGPGLARALGNRDYGRLIQPKLAVGPVDDPLEREADRAAEAAVSGAPAVVRSAAPSGDAGPRLRRCACGGRCPECRKRAEEEGRLRRDALGGAAPAAAPPLVHQVLGSAGAALDAGTRGRMGEAFGADFSGVRVHADARAARSADAVGARAYTVGSDVVFAAGRYAPGTREGDRLLAHELAHVVQQSGGAPLRVQRQAEPAAAAEALEADPEAFRGIDLYYMVRTVPWSDFVDTRRIVRRGPYLLVPQLRRAPDGRVTVVFYLAYRPDPDRRRNEFVVGPDALGEFTASVDTYVQQANLAYAWVPPGGQPSEVQALSALYVRGTVSGNPKEAEAGLQAWGAAVRDPGWLLSVATGVAGAYVSAAPRPPSLRALPGGGGAGAPAMRPPAVLARGGAVGGPGPGVVTRGGAALAVAPAPAPVAAPVAGAAPRASLSLVPRPEGLPYAPVAPVPAPAAAAAAAAATVARSGTRTGVSPATSARAAPRPAPSPDEEETDRRGCRVEQVAMKFGRYPCHADFSFALSGVRREFRVTTPEGLAADFDAMDAAGTVYEVKTGYRWVPFTADEPDTRVLVDRFQDQAFRQLAVAERCGRPLVWYFNEDVVARFFDGLLPTDVRYRPFPCNVDSDPVW; from the coding sequence GTGCGCATCACCCGGCAGACGGCGGAAGCCGCCCGCGCCCACCCCGGGCGCGCGGCGGCGCCGCGGCGGCCCTCCGCCCGCGCGGACGGCCCGGGGCTGGCGCGCGCGCTGGGGAACCGCGACTACGGGCGGCTGATCCAGCCGAAGCTGGCGGTGGGCCCCGTGGACGACCCGCTGGAGCGGGAGGCGGACCGCGCGGCGGAGGCGGCCGTCTCCGGCGCGCCCGCCGTCGTCCGGTCGGCGGCGCCGTCCGGGGACGCCGGGCCGCGCCTGCGCCGCTGCGCCTGCGGGGGGCGCTGCCCGGAGTGCCGGAAGCGCGCGGAGGAGGAGGGGCGCCTGCGGCGCGACGCCTTGGGCGGGGCCGCGCCCGCCGCCGCCCCGCCGCTCGTGCACCAGGTGCTGGGCTCCGCCGGGGCGGCGCTGGACGCCGGGACGCGCGGGCGGATGGGCGAGGCGTTCGGCGCCGACTTCTCCGGCGTGCGGGTGCACGCCGACGCGCGGGCGGCGCGCTCCGCGGACGCGGTGGGCGCGCGCGCCTACACCGTGGGGAGCGACGTGGTGTTCGCCGCCGGCCGCTACGCGCCGGGGACGCGCGAGGGCGACCGGCTGCTCGCCCACGAGCTCGCGCACGTGGTGCAGCAGTCCGGCGGGGCGCCGCTCCGCGTCCAGCGCCAGGCGGAGCCCGCGGCCGCCGCCGAGGCGCTGGAGGCCGACCCCGAGGCGTTCCGCGGCATCGACCTGTACTACATGGTGCGCACGGTGCCGTGGAGCGACTTCGTGGACACGCGCCGGATCGTCCGCCGCGGGCCGTACCTGCTGGTGCCCCAGCTGCGGCGCGCCCCCGACGGGCGGGTGACGGTCGTCTTCTACCTCGCCTACCGGCCGGACCCGGACCGCCGGCGCAACGAGTTCGTGGTGGGGCCGGACGCCCTGGGCGAGTTCACCGCCAGCGTGGACACCTACGTCCAGCAGGCGAACCTGGCGTACGCCTGGGTGCCGCCCGGCGGGCAGCCCTCCGAGGTCCAGGCGCTGAGCGCCCTGTACGTGCGGGGAACCGTCAGCGGCAACCCGAAGGAGGCGGAGGCCGGGCTGCAGGCGTGGGGGGCCGCCGTGCGCGATCCGGGATGGCTCCTCTCGGTGGCTACGGGCGTGGCGGGCGCGTACGTCTCGGCCGCCCCGCGGCCGCCGTCGCTGCGCGCGCTGCCGGGGGGCGGCGGGGCGGGCGCGCCGGCCATGCGTCCGCCCGCCGTCCTGGCCCGCGGCGGCGCCGTGGGCGGTCCCGGGCCGGGCGTCGTCACGCGGGGCGGTGCCGCCCTGGCGGTGGCCCCCGCCCCCGCGCCGGTGGCGGCCCCCGTGGCCGGCGCGGCGCCCCGCGCCTCGCTCTCGCTGGTGCCGCGGCCCGAGGGGCTGCCGTACGCGCCGGTCGCTCCCGTCCCCGCGCCCGCGGCCGCGGCGGCCGCCGCGGCGGCGACGGTGGCGCGCTCCGGCACGCGCACGGGCGTCTCGCCCGCCACGAGCGCGCGGGCGGCGCCGCGCCCCGCGCCGAGCCCCGACGAGGAGGAGACGGACCGGCGCGGCTGCCGGGTGGAGCAGGTGGCCATGAAGTTCGGCCGCTACCCCTGCCACGCGGACTTCTCCTTCGCGCTCAGCGGCGTGCGGCGCGAGTTCCGGGTCACCACCCCCGAGGGCCTCGCCGCCGACTTCGACGCCATGGACGCGGCGGGCACCGTGTACGAGGTGAAGACGGGCTACCGGTGGGTGCCCTTCACGGCCGACGAGCCCGACACCCGCGTCCTCGTCGACCGCTTCCAGGACCAGGCGTTCCGGCAGCTCGCGGTCGCGGAGCGCTGCGGCCGGCCGCTGGTGTGGTACTTCAACGAGGACGTCGTAGCCCGGTTCTTCGACGGGCTCCTCCCCACGGACGTGCGGTACCGCCCGTTCCCCTGCAACGTCGACAGCGACCCGGTCTGGTGA